Genomic segment of Acidobacteriota bacterium:
CCTTGACGAAGACCTCCAGGTTTTCCGGCTGGAAGAACCACAGGCCGCCGCTGTCCTCGGTGAGGGCGATGCCGCTGCCTTGGCCTTGGGCACCTTGGGGAGTGTGCCAGGAAACTTCGATCTCGAAGCGCCCGTCCCCCAGCACCAGCGGCTCGTGGGAAGTGGCCTCGGGCGCACTGGAGAGAGCGCCGGCGCCGAGGGCGTCGTTCAGCCCCGCCTGGATCTGGCCCAAATCCAGGGAATCCGATTCCAAGGACGCGAGAGCGTTCAGCGGTGCCGGCGAGACTCCGGTGACGCTCTGGAAGGCGCGGGTGTCTCCGACGCTGGCGAGGCGTCCGGCGGGATTCTCGTAGCGGCTTACCCTGCCGGTAATGGTGTCGGTGACCACCAGCTCGTAGGACACCGTCGACAGCGCCCCGTAGAAGACCCAGAAGTGGCCGTTGATGCGGCGACCGTCCAGGATTTTCACCGCCAGCTCCAGATTGTCCGGCTGGAAGAACCAGAAGGCGCCGGTGACGTCCGATAGGGATAGGGTCTTGCCCGTGCCCGCGTTGCCGCGGGGGTCCTGCCAATCCACTTCCACCTGGAATCGTCCCAGCAGGCAGAGCGAAGCTTGGCTCGACACGCAGGGCAGAGCCGGATCCCGAACCAGCGAGAACGCACCGCCGCCGGAGGTGCCCGCCCAGAGGATCTGGGGATCGAAGGGATCGAGGGCAAAGGCCGTCACGTCGGCGGCGGCGAGACCCTGGTTCCAGGGACTCCAGGTGCTGCCTCCGTCCACCGACCGAAAGACTCCTTGGTCGTTGGTGCCGGCGTACCAGCGGCCGGGAATGTCCGGATCAGCCAATAGGGTCTGGATGCCCGCATCTTCCGGTGGATCGAGATCCTCCCAGGTGCTGCCGCCGTCCAGACTGCGCAGCAGACGGCCGCTCAGAAAGCTGGTGTAGCCGGCGAGCACACGGCTCGGATTGTGCGGGTCGAAGTGGATGGCCCAGCCGCCGGCGCTGCTGTCGAAGCCCGGTTCGAGGACCAAATCCCAGGTGACTCCGCCGTCGACGCTGCGGTAGAGCTCCGAGAAGATGATGGGGGGAGAGACCGGCAGCCCGGAATCCCGGGACACGCCGATGAGCAGAGTGTCGGGCTGGCTGGGGTGGAATTTCAGCACCGAGGGGCCGTACGGCGCGAGGCCGACCTGTGTCGAGGTGAGGCCGCCGTCGAGGCTTCGTTGCAGCGCGTCGTTCTCGAACCAATAGACCACCGATGAATCCTGAGGATCCACCGTCAGGGCGCTTCGGCAGCACTCCCCCTCTTCGCCTCGGGCCTCCCAGCTGGCACCGCCGTCGATGCTGCGGTAGATCTGGTTGAGGCCGGATCTCCGGTCACCGGCGAGAACGTAGAGGGTTTGGGGATCTTGACCGGCGCGCACGATGGGGCCGGTCAGCGGGCGGTCGAGGCCGTTGTCGGAGGGGCTCCAGGTGCCGCCGCCGTTCTCCGTGCGTAGCGGGCCGCCGGCTTCGAGGCTCACCAGCCAGCGCCCCGCCGCCGTCGGATCGGGGGCCAGGGAGCTGATGAAGCTGGCGTTCAGGCCTTCTGCCGAACCTTGCCAGCTGGCCCCCTGGTCGGTGGAGCGGAGCACTCCAGGAGAGTCGGGCTCCCGCTGCGCCACGGCGCCGGCATAGACATCGCCGGTGCGCGGGTCGACGGAGATGGAGAGCACCGCCCGGTTCGCCGGCGCGGAGTTCGCTGCCTGCCAGGTACCTCCGCTGTTGGTGCTGCGGAAGACGCCGAAGTTGCCGCCGACGTAGAGGGTCGACGAATCCTGGGGATCGATGGCCAGGCGACCGAAGGAGACGCCGGCGTCCTCCAGGCCCAGGCTGACGGGCGTCCAGGTGTCGCCCAGGTTGACGCTCTTGAATACCGGGACGGTGGGGGAGCTGATGGCCCAAGTGGTGGCGTAGACCGTTCCCGATGCGTCGGGATCGACGGCCAAATCGGTGATGAAGGTACTGAAGGGAAGTCCGTTGGAGGTCCGCAGCCAAAAGTCGCCGTCGTCCAGGGAGCGGTAGATCCCGTCGTAGCCGCCGGCATAGAGCACTGTCGGCGTGCTAGGGGAGATGGCCAAGGGGCCGCTGAACTGACGGCCACCGCTGACCAAGGTCCAGTCGAGGCCGGAATTGGAGGAACGGTAGATCTGATAGAGACTGGATCCGGAGCCCGGGAGCATGGAGGCATAGACGGTTCCCGGGGCCGCCGGGTGCACCACCAGACTAAACACCTCGGTGCCGGGCAGGTCGTCACTGACGGAAACCCACTGGTCAGCTCCCGCGGCCAGGCGGTAGACACCATGGTCCGTGGCGGCGAAGAGGGAGGCGTTGGCGGTGTTGCCTTTGGCCAGGTCGTTGACCCGGTCGGTGAGCAGTCCGGAGGCGAGGAGCTGCCAGCTGGTGCCGGCATCCTCGCTGACGAAGACGTTGCCGCCCACGGTGCCGGCATAGACCACGTCCTCGAGCACCGGATCCGGCAACAGCGTCAGCACCTCTCCGCTCTCGGGGCCGAGACTCTGCCAGGAGCTTTGCTGGGCCTGCACGACCCCTGGCACAGCCAAGGCGAGGATCGTCACAGCCAGCAGAGTCAAACAGAAGAGAAAGAGGGATCCGGCGGGGGCGGGCAGCCTGGAGGCGGCAGACCGGCGCCGAGGTTTCGAGTCGGAGCGTAGTGTTTGCAGCATGATGTCAAAATAGCATACGGCGATACGGCCAACAAGTTTTTTCGGCCATGAAAAAGCCCCCCGGCACGAGCCGGGGGGCAAGAGCAGACTAGGGGATCGACGACGTCAGTTGTCGCAGATGGACACGTCGTCGATACCGCACTCTACGATGTCGCCGGGGCCGGAGCCGTCGGAGCACTGCACTCGCAGAGCCACCGAGGAGCCGGCGGGGACGGAGGCGGTGGCGGTGGACCAGGAGGCCACCGACCGGGTGTCACCGTTGGACACCAGGGTGTTCCAGGACGAGCCGCCGTTGAGCGAGTACTCGACCCGGAAGAAGTCCCCGGAGGCGTCGTCGCCGGTGTCCCGCTGGCCGTGGAAGTACGCCACCGACAGAGTGGAGGCGCTGGACACGGACCAGGTGGGCGAACCGAGGACGCAGTTGCCGCCGTCGACATCGTCGACGCCGGCGCTGCTGTTGGTGGCGGTGAAGATGGAGTTGGAACCCGTGGCGGAGCCGGCGGGCTGGGTGATCACGGTGCTCACCTGCTGGGTCGGGTTGCCCAGGACGTAGGTGCCCGTGGAGCAGGTGCTGGAACCATCGATGAACCAGCCGGTGGCACCGGCCTCGAAGCTGTCCTCGACGGTGCAACCGGTCGGCGGCGGGGGATCACCCTCGTCTCCGCAGATCTGCACGTTGTCGATGCCACCCTCCACCAGGTCGCCGCTGGCCGTGCCGTCGGTGGCGCGGACCCGCAGCTGGATGTTGCCGGCGCTGGCCAGGTTCACCGTGGTGGAAGCCTGGGTCCAGGCGGCGTTGCTGGTGACATCGCCGAAGTTGACGACGGTGTCGATGACGGTGCCGTTGTTCAGCACGTCCACCACGAAGCCGTCGCTGGAGTCGCCTCCGGCGTCGCGCTGGCCGTGGAAGTAGTCGAAGGTGATGGTCACCTGACCCGCGGCGGCGGCCACGGAAGGCGAGCGGGTGTCGCAGGTGCCGCCGTCGACGTCGTTGACGCCGGCGGAGGAGTTGGTGGCGGTGAACCAGGCACCGGTGCCGGAAGCGGCTCCACCCACCTGGGTGACGACGCCGCCGTTGGTGACCTGAGTCGGGGTGCCCTGGACGAAGCTACCGGTGGAGCAGGTGCTGGCACCGTTGTTGGTCCAGCCGTCGCTGCCGCTTTCGAAGCTCGCGCTGTGCAGCACGTTGTCGCAGGTCGGCGGCGGGGGCGGCGGATCGTCGCAGGCCGCCGGGATGTTGAATCCGTTGGTGGCGCTGGTGGAGTTGGAACCGCCGGTGGAGGCGTTGGTGCCCAGGCCGAAGGCCGCGAAGGCCTCCCAGATGGTGCACACGTCCTCGCCGTTGAAGCTGGCGGTGGCGGCCTGGATGATGCCGTCCCGGTTGTTGATGAAGGTCGGCGAGCAGGCGGTGTTCTTCAGACCCTCGTTGATGTAGAACATCGCGCGCTTGTTGCCCGCTTCGTTGGGGTCGTTGATGTTGAAGTTGACCAGGTCGCTCTCGAAGCCCCACTTGTCGACCAGCGCCCAATAGACCTCCCAGATGCCCTGGGCCCAGCGCGAGCCGATGCCGTGAGGAATGCTGGCTCCGCCGATGGAGGAGTAGGTCCAGTTGTTCACCGAGTTGCTGGTGGAGTAGGGCAGGTCGCGAATGGTGCCGCCGTTGGCCGAGAGGCCGAAGAGATAGGCGCCAATGCCGCGGGCCTGGGGACCGGTGTCGCTGGCCTTGGCGGTGTAGACGAGGCCGAGCCAGTCGCTCCAGCCCTCACCGGCCTGCTGGCTGTTGTTCAAGCAGCTGGAGTTGTTGGGACCACCCACCTGGCGGATGGAGATGCCATGGCCGTACTCGTGGACGATGACGCCGTTGTCATAGTCGCCGTCCCGGGACGGGCTGGCCTGGTTGCAGGTGTACATCTGCATCCGGGGGTTGCCGCCGTCGGTGGGGGTGGCGAAGTTGGCGTTGCAGTTGCCGCCGCCGTCCTGGGCGTCGGCGTTCACCGAGTCGGAGCCGGCGCCGCCGTTGCCGAAGTTGTTCTCCTGGAAGTTACCGCCGGCCTCGTCGAAGCCGTACTGGTACTGGATGTCGTGAATGATGTTGTTCCAGTAGAACAGGTTGGCCACCGCCGCCGGAATGGAGTTAGACGGCGCGGAGCTGAGATTGATGGAGAAGTCGCAGGTGGTGCCGGAGCACTGCGGATTGGAGTCGCAGGAGTTGTTGGACACGTTGTCGTTGCAGGCGTGGACGTTGTTGCCGTCCATGGTGCCGCCGCTGAACCAGCCGTTGGGGGAAGCCGTGGAGTCCTCGGGATTGACCGCCAGGGTGCGGGCGTCGGAGGGCGGCGACGGGCTGGTGTGGATGGGGCTCTCCACCGGCTGCTCGTAGACGCGGTAGGTGCCGGAGTTGGTCCAGTCGAAGCGGGTCATGGTCTGCCCGGTGACCGCATCCACCGTCGCGTCGTAGAAGTGCTGACCGTCCGGGGTCTCGGCCTGGAAGTTCCACACCAGGCGGACGTCGCCGGCGCTCACCGGCAGCCACATGAGCTCGGCGCGCACCGGGCTGGTGGACAGTCCCTCGGCGCTCAGGGTGGTGCGCTGGCTGGGGCTGGCGTCACCGCGGATACCGGTCTCGCGCACGGTGGTGGGCAGGCCCAGGTGCTGGGCGAAACCGCTCACCGCGTCGGCGGCGGTAACGCCCGGCTCGGTGGTGTTGACGGCGCTGGCCAGCTGCGGCACGAAGGCGTTGTTGACGCTCAGGATCTGGCCGTCGCGGGTGACGTTGATGTGCAGCTGGCCGTTGTAGACCGGCAGGCCGGCATGGGTCTGGCGCAGGTAAATGTGGGTGGTGCCGGAAACCTGCGAGTAGACGTTGTCGGTGACTTCGTAGTTGGCCAGATCGGCCTCGGTGAGCCCCAGGGTCTTGAGGTGGGCACCGACGTACTCCATGGCCAGGTCCATGGCCTCGCCATGGGCCGGCGGCGTGAGGAAGCCGACGCGGTTGTAAAGGCTGCGGGTGGCGCCGGTGGTGGGCTCGAACTCCACCGCCAGCTCGGGGATTTGACGCTCGAGAGCGTCGATGGACTGCAGCTGGGAGGCGCTGGGGCTGATGGCGGCCTCGGCGCCGGCGGCGATGCGGGCGTCGTAGTTGCGCGCCTCGTGGGAGTGGGCGATGCCGGTGGCGACGCCAGCAGGCGCCGCCACGATGAGGGCCAGGGCGCTGAATCGCGCCAGGTGCCGCAGCATCTTGCGGCCGGGGGCATACACATCTCTAGACAACATTCAAAACTCCTCTGAAAAACCAGAGTGAAATAATATTGGAGGCCTGGATCCCTCGAGATTGGGGCCTCCAGCGACCTGGAACAGACGCCTCCGCCGTGTCCGACCCTCCTTCGAGGAGCGCGGTCGGTTGGAATGGACCGTTGAGCGGAGCTTCGGGACTCGCGGCGCGTTGCACGCGGAAACGCCGCGGTACATACCAGCGGTGGGACGACAGGAAGCCCTACAGCTCAAGGAGCCGGTCGGTTCAAACATCGACCAACGCTCACCGAGCTACCGGATCCCCTCCGACCTCGCCACCAGCAGATGAGTGGTTCGCTGCGAAGGAAGTGCTAAAAGTTACGAAAGCGGGACAAACGAGAGCTCGCTCCCATGGACTTTTACTCCCCGCCCAGTGGGTAGTGGTGCAAGGGGGAGTGTGGAGGCAGGACCGGTGCGGGAGCGGGGGGCGAGTTGGGGTAAGGTACCCGGGTGAGCGTGCCTGAGGAAGTCAACCCGGAAGAAAGTCTCGGCAAGGTATACGACGCGCGGCTGATGCGCCGGCTGCTGGCGTATCTGCGCCCGCACCGCGGCATGACCGTGCTGGCGGTGGCCCTGATTCTCGTCTCCGCCCTGCTGCAGCTGGTGGGGCCGCTGTCCCTGGCGGTGGCCATCGATCTATTCATCGCGCCGGAGCAGGCGGAGAAGTTGTCTCCACCGGTGGCCTGGCTGCAATCCCATTGGGCGGTGGAGGTCGGCCCGGTGACGGGGGTCATGGTGGTGGCGGCGGTGTACTTTGCCGCTCTCCTGCTGACCTTCGCCGTGCTCTACCTGCAGGGCTACGTGATGGAGCTGATGGGGCAGTACATCATGTACGACCTGCGGCAGGAGGTCTTCGCCCGCCTCCAGCGGTTGCCGGTGTCCTACTTCGACCGCAATCCCATCGGCCGGCTAGTGACCCGGGTGACCACCGACGTGGCGGCCCTCAACGAGCTCTTCACCGCCGGCTTGGTGTCCATCTTCGGCGACGTGATGCTCTTGGTGGGCATCGTCGGCGTGCTCTTCTGGCTCAACTGGCAGCTGGCCCTGGTGGCGTTTTCCATCCTGCCGCTGCTGCTGGCTCTGACCCTGTGGTTCAAGGTACGGGCCCGCCAGCGCTATCGCCAGGTGCGGGTGCGCATCGCGCGCATCAACGCGTACCTTCAGGAGCACATCACCGGCATGTCGGTGGTGCAGCTATTCAATCGCGAGAAGCGTTCCCTCGACGAATTCCGGGACATCAATGAGGATCACCGGGGCGCCAATGTCGAGGCGATCTTCTACTACGCCGTCTACTACCCCATGGTGGAGCTCATCACCGCCATCGGAGTCGCGCTGCTGATTTGGTACGGCGGCGGCCAGGTGATGCGCAACGTGCTCTCCCTGGGAGCTCTCATCGCCTTCCTCCAATACGCCCGGCAGTTCTACCAGCCGCTGGCGGATCTGAGCGAGAAGTACAACATCCTCCAGGGAGCCATGGCGAGCTCCGAGCGTATCTTCGCCCTCCTCGACCGGCCGGTGGAGATCGCCTCGCCGGCGGAGCCCTATCGGCCCGAGAAGGTCGAGGGAGCCATCGAATTCGACTCGGTGGAATTCGCTTATAAGGAGGATGAGCCGGTGCTGCGGGGCATCTCCTTCCGCCTCGAGCCCGGAGAGACCCTGGCGGTGGTGGGGCACACCGGAGCCGGCAAGTCGACGCTGGCCAACCTGCTGCTGCGCTTCTACGACGTCGACCAGGGCGCGGTGCGGTTGGACGGGGTGGACGTGCGGGAGTGGGATCTGGACCGTCTGCGCCGATCCGTGGGCATGGTGCTCCAGGACGTATTTCTCTTCTCCGGAACCATCGGCGCCAATATCGGCCTGGGAGAATCGTCGGTGGACGAGGAGCGGCTGCGCTGGGCCGCCGGTGAGGTGCGCGCCCTGGACTTCATCGAACGCCTGCCAGAGGGCTTCGACGCTCCGGTGCGGGAGCGCGGCGCCGGTCTGTCGGTGGGGCAGAAACAGCTCATCGCCTTCGCCCGGGCCCTGGCCTTCGACCCGCGCATCCTGATCCTCGACGAGGCCACTTCCTCCATCGACACCGAGACCGAGCAGCTCATCCAACAAGCTCTCGACCGTCTGCTCGAAGGGCGTACCTCCATCGTCATCGCCCATCGCCTGTCCACCATTCAGAAGGCGGATCGTATTCTGGTGATGCACAAGGGTGAGGTGCGGGAGCAGGGAACCCACCAAGAGCTACTGGCCCTCCGGGGCATCTACCACAAGCTCTATCTGCTGCAGTATCGGGATCAAGAGGTCGCGGTCTAAGCCGTTTTCGATCTTTCTGTCCCGATTTGCTGCTTTTTTGGCATAAGGCTATAGTGAGGGCCTCGCAAGAGGAATTTATCTGTAGTGATAGTCGATTTTCAGCTGGAGGAGATTCTGAACCGCTCATAAGCTGGTAAATTATCGCTCCGGCCATTACAATGATTATGTGTAGTCCCCCCAGGACGATCAAGGCATTTTTTGAATCCGTCAGACGGTAGGTTTTGGGCCAACGTTCTGACACCAAGTAAGGGAGACTCGAACTATGAATGAGTTGAAATTTGGACGCCGGGGGTTCTACGGTATGGCGCTGCTGCTGGCAGTGGTCTGCATGATGCTGGCTCAGATGGTCCTCTTCACTCCGGCCGCGGAAGCTGGCAAGGGGAACGTCAAGATCACCATCTGTCACATTCCGCCGGGCAATCCCGCCAACGCCCACGAGATCACCGTCGCTGCGCCGGCGGTGGACGCGCACGTCGCGAATCACGGCGACACCATCGGCCCCTGCGGCGACGATGATGATGACGACGACGATGACGACGACGACGATTCCGAAGGCTGAGCAGTCAGCTGACCGCTGGACCTAGACGGTCCACCGGCGATCCAAAAACGCGGCGATGGGGTTTCCCCCTCGCCGCGTTTTGTATGTGTGCCTGTCGCGGGCTGGATGGCCTCGGGCTCGGCCGCAGGGTGGGCGCCAGCCCACCACTGCTCTGCAGCCGCCTTCCTTAGCCGTTCGTGCCGGTGGCGTCGGCCGCTGGCTCGGCGGCTTCACCGCTAGCCGGCTCGCTGCCCCCCGGCTGGAAGGAGAGGTCCTCCAGCTCGGAGAAGAGCGCGAGCATCTCCTCGGTACGCTCTCGGGTGTTGGCCGGGGCGGGGTAGCGATAGACCATTACCAGGGCCAGGTCCCGCTGCGCCGGGTGGACGCTGAAGATCTGCCGCTCCTCGTAGGCCTGGCCGGCTTCGTTGAACTGCCCGCGGACGCTGAAGGCGTTGCCGAATTGGGTGCCCAGCTCGACCTGGCCCTTGAACACTCCCTCTTCCATCGCCTCGTAGTCGGCCTGGGACTGCTTGATCATGTTGACCAGGTTGACGCCGCCCACCTCCGGCGAGCGGGTCTCGATCCACAGCTCTCCGTCGGCGGCACCGGTCTCGTCCAGATGCTCCAGGCGGATGGTCTCGCCTTCACCGCTCA
This window contains:
- a CDS encoding M36 family metallopeptidase — protein: MLSRDVYAPGRKMLRHLARFSALALIVAAPAGVATGIAHSHEARNYDARIAAGAEAAISPSASQLQSIDALERQIPELAVEFEPTTGATRSLYNRVGFLTPPAHGEAMDLAMEYVGAHLKTLGLTEADLANYEVTDNVYSQVSGTTHIYLRQTHAGLPVYNGQLHINVTRDGQILSVNNAFVPQLASAVNTTEPGVTAADAVSGFAQHLGLPTTVRETGIRGDASPSQRTTLSAEGLSTSPVRAELMWLPVSAGDVRLVWNFQAETPDGQHFYDATVDAVTGQTMTRFDWTNSGTYRVYEQPVESPIHTSPSPPSDARTLAVNPEDSTASPNGWFSGGTMDGNNVHACNDNVSNNSCDSNPQCSGTTCDFSINLSSAPSNSIPAAVANLFYWNNIIHDIQYQYGFDEAGGNFQENNFGNGGAGSDSVNADAQDGGGNCNANFATPTDGGNPRMQMYTCNQASPSRDGDYDNGVIVHEYGHGISIRQVGGPNNSSCLNNSQQAGEGWSDWLGLVYTAKASDTGPQARGIGAYLFGLSANGGTIRDLPYSTSNSVNNWTYSSIGGASIPHGIGSRWAQGIWEVYWALVDKWGFESDLVNFNINDPNEAGNKRAMFYINEGLKNTACSPTFINNRDGIIQAATASFNGEDVCTIWEAFAAFGLGTNASTGGSNSTSATNGFNIPAACDDPPPPPPTCDNVLHSASFESGSDGWTNNGASTCSTGSFVQGTPTQVTNGGVVTQVGGAASGTGAWFTATNSSAGVNDVDGGTCDTRSPSVAAAAGQVTITFDYFHGQRDAGGDSSDGFVVDVLNNGTVIDTVVNFGDVTSNAAWTQASTTVNLASAGNIQLRVRATDGTASGDLVEGGIDNVQICGDEGDPPPPTGCTVEDSFEAGATGWFIDGSSTCSTGTYVLGNPTQQVSTVITQPAGSATGSNSIFTATNSSAGVDDVDGGNCVLGSPTWSVSSASTLSVAYFHGQRDTGDDASGDFFRVEYSLNGGSSWNTLVSNGDTRSVASWSTATASVPAGSSVALRVQCSDGSGPGDIVECGIDDVSICDN
- a CDS encoding ABC transporter ATP-binding protein, giving the protein MSVPEEVNPEESLGKVYDARLMRRLLAYLRPHRGMTVLAVALILVSALLQLVGPLSLAVAIDLFIAPEQAEKLSPPVAWLQSHWAVEVGPVTGVMVVAAVYFAALLLTFAVLYLQGYVMELMGQYIMYDLRQEVFARLQRLPVSYFDRNPIGRLVTRVTTDVAALNELFTAGLVSIFGDVMLLVGIVGVLFWLNWQLALVAFSILPLLLALTLWFKVRARQRYRQVRVRIARINAYLQEHITGMSVVQLFNREKRSLDEFRDINEDHRGANVEAIFYYAVYYPMVELITAIGVALLIWYGGGQVMRNVLSLGALIAFLQYARQFYQPLADLSEKYNILQGAMASSERIFALLDRPVEIASPAEPYRPEKVEGAIEFDSVEFAYKEDEPVLRGISFRLEPGETLAVVGHTGAGKSTLANLLLRFYDVDQGAVRLDGVDVREWDLDRLRRSVGMVLQDVFLFSGTIGANIGLGESSVDEERLRWAAGEVRALDFIERLPEGFDAPVRERGAGLSVGQKQLIAFARALAFDPRILILDEATSSIDTETEQLIQQALDRLLEGRTSIVIAHRLSTIQKADRILVMHKGEVREQGTHQELLALRGIYHKLYLLQYRDQEVAV